The genomic interval TGACCGGGCAACGGCGACCGAGGAAGGAGTACGGCATGGGAATGGTCTTCGATCAGCGCAGTCTCACGCTCGACGGCGCGACGGCGGTGCTCGACGGCGCCCGACGGCGGGCGGTCGAGCTGGGCGTGCCGGTGTGCCTCGCCGTGGCCGACCCGGCAGGAACCCTGCTGGCGTTCGCGCGCATGGACGGCGCCGCGCGGCTGTCCATCGCGCTCGCGCAGGACAAGGCCTACACCGTCGCCGCGTTCGGGCTCCCGACCAGCGAGTGGTACCCGATGATCGCCAACGACCCCGCGCTGCTGCACGGCATCGTCAAGGCCGACCGGCTGATGATCTTCCCCGGCGGGGTGCCGGTGCGGCTCGACGGCGTCACGGTCGGCGCCGTGGGCGTCTCGGGCGGGACCGCGGCGCAGGACGACGAGATCGCCGCCGCCGGTGCGGCGGCGCTCGCCGCGGCGTGAGCCGGGCCGGCCGAACCCCGCACACGGGTCGGGGCCCGTCCGCACTCCTGGCGGACGGGCCCCGATGCCGTGCTCAGCGTTCGTCGTGCGTGACCGGGAAGCCCTTCCAGATCCCCAGCAGCATCGCCGCAGACACCAGTGCCGAGACGCCGAACAGCAGGAAGTTCGAGTTCGGGTCGTTCGACGTGGCCGCGAGGAGCCACCCGCCGGCCTGCGGAGCGAGGACGGCACCGATGCGCCCGACCCCGAGGCCCCACCCGAGGGCCGTGCCGCGCAGCCGGTCCGGGAAGTAGGTGGCGATCGCCGCGATGATGAGGCACTGCGTGCCGTGGGTGCCGACGCCGGCGAGCACCATCGCGACGTACACGATCGCCAGCGGCGGGTGCGTGAGCAGCACCAGCAGCGCGGCGCCCGCGATCGCCGCCGCGACGACGCCGGTCGGGACGGTGCCGAACCTGTCGCCCGCCCACGCCGTCACGATCGAGCCGGCGACGGCACCGAGGTTGAGCGTGAGGGTGATGACGAGCGCCTGGGCGAGGTCGTACCCCGCGATCTGGAGCAGGTTCGTGATCCAGGTGCCGAGCCCGTACCAGGCCATGAGCGTGACGATGGTCGCGACGGCGAACAGGATCGACACGACGAGGAACGGCGGCCGCAGCAGCGCCTTGAAGCCGCTGACCGTCTCGGTGTGCTCGCGTGGCGCACGCTCGGGCCGGTCGGGGGGCAGCACCTTGACGGCAAGGGGCACCAGCACGACGAGCGCCACGAGCGCCACGAGGAACATGGGTCGCCACCCCCAGCGGGAGATGACCCCCAGCCCGATGAGCGAGGCGATCGTGCCGCCGATCGGCACGCCCGACA from Xylanimonas allomyrinae carries:
- a CDS encoding GlcG/HbpS family heme-binding protein; translation: MGMVFDQRSLTLDGATAVLDGARRRAVELGVPVCLAVADPAGTLLAFARMDGAARLSIALAQDKAYTVAAFGLPTSEWYPMIANDPALLHGIVKADRLMIFPGGVPVRLDGVTVGAVGVSGGTAAQDDEIAAAGAAALAAA
- a CDS encoding MFS transporter — encoded protein: MAWYGLGTWITNLLQIAGYDLAQALVITLTLNLGAVAGSIVTAWAGDRFGTVPTGVVAAAIAGAALLVLLTHPPLAIVYVAMVLAGVGTHGTQCLIIAAIATYFPDRLRGTALGWGLGVGRIGAVLAPQAGGWLLAATSNDPNSNFLLFGVSALVSAAMLLGIWKGFPVTHDER